The stretch of DNA AACAAGACAAGAGTCATTGAAATCCGCCGTTATTTACGAACAGTGTGCGgctgccttttatttttttcactcagcAGAATCCCGTGCAGCTACAAGTGGGCTGATTGTTGGCAGGGAGGCACAAACATGTCTGGTAATAGTGGGAGTAcctccaaaatggccgccggcCAGGACAGTTCAGAATGTTCTGATGGGGACGATAAGGGAGGACCTCACGTCCTGGTAAAATAAAAGTGCTGTTTTCAATGTGGGAGTGTGAAAGATTTCACGCTCCAAGCGCTACTTTGTGTTTAGCACATGTCTGGCATAGATTGTTTTATGGCAACGGTAATGTTTTCTTAAAAGATCATGCCTCCCTTTTGTGgagaaaatacatttcattcCCCTTAGATGTGACTTTGGATGTGTTGTTTTAGAAGATATTCCTCATTCTTTGATTAAggaacactgaaaaaatatattttatctaTCAAAAGCCCGTTTTACACCGTTTTCCACAACAAATTGGCTTTGTCTGTCAGACAGAATTTGCATGTTCATCTTTCACTGACTTTGACagggatagatgtccaattcattttgattgacagAATGGAATGGACATCTATGCTCCTCAATGGCAGGCATTAagtcaatttataaaaatatatgttgGAATATTAGCAAGATTGTTTGAGTTAGGACTGGGCGATATGGAAAAACAAGTAAATTAAatacaatgtcttttttctccatttgtgcTGTCAGCCCCCATGTTAAAATAATAACTATATACAAGGAAATAATTTCTTATGAAATAATCTATTGAATAACTAGTTGGTAGTGAAAAAGAACCCCCATTTTATCAATCatttgtagtaaaaaaaacaacaacttctcaCTCATAAAATTGATTTATCGCCCAGGCCTAATTAGGGTGTTGTAATTGGTGTGAAAGTTGGCATTCACCTTTTTACAGTAGAATCACACAAATGATACCAAACATGGAAAAAGTCAAAGAACAAACAATTCTTATTTAGGGGGTCCCCAACCCCTGCATAGGTTTGATTTTGGTCTCAACCTTTTAAAAAACCCAGTGTCCATAAACATTTTGGGTCACGTAGGCCATTTGGTGGCCTATGTGAACATCACATTTAGGGCATGTTTTGTGgacgccattttttttgcctggttCAAATCCTGTTTTTCGACTGAAATTATGGCTTTTCGCTAACACATTTTCTGTTTCTTAGGAAGAAGTCAATCAAAGTTGCATAGCAAGTAACCATACTGCTAACCAACTCAACAATCCAGATTTATTGCCACattagaaaaaatgaaattccaGACATGAGTAACTCCCGGTATTGCACAAAAACAACAGGCAACTGTGGCGTGAAAGTTCATGTTTTCCACCCGGAAACAACATGGCAGGTACGTGTCAGGTTTGGGATTTTTCTTCCATTCCCAAATGTAGAATTTTTCAAGATCCAGCAGTCAAACTCTCAAGTTATGTTTTTTCCCAGATCCTGAATATCCTGTCCCCAGACTTATAAGattctgtacaaaaaaaatgatcaaattgtcATGAGCGCGCCTACACATCCACCGGGCAGTGCAGTTGGGCGGCATGCCTGCGGGGGCAGCAGGCGTGCAGCAAAACTTTGCGTATGTCTTTGTTTCTCAAGCTGTATAGCAGTGGGTTTAGCAACGAGCTAAAGGCAGCTGGCGCCAGGGTGGCATATGTGAACAGCGGCGGGCTGGACGCGTCGCCCATCAGCCCCCACAGCGAGAAAGGCATCCAGCAACCCACGAAGACTCCCAGAACGAGCACCAACCGCGAGAACCCTCGGCCGCCGCCGTGCTTGCCGGAGTACGACTGGCTGGATGGCAGGAAGTGCCTCTGGATGGCGATGGCGTGGGCGTGGCGTCTCGCCACCCGGCAGATGCCCACGTACAATTGCAAGGTGACGAGCACCACCACCAGGTAGCCGCTGCAAAGTAGCGATAGGTATGCCCGAGTGAGGGGCGGAGCCACCGAGCAGGAAGTGGCGTTGCCCAAGCAGTTCCAACCCATGGCGGGGGAAGCGCCCATGATGCAGGCACCCGCCCACACCAGGAGGAGTAAAAGAGTGGCGCGCCGACGGGATTCCCCTGAGCCGTACGTGAGGGCGTGGCTTAGAGAGAGGTAGCGGTCCAGGGCCACGCCCATCAAGCTGCACAGAGAGGCGGTTAACGAAGTCACCAGAAGACCCGATGTCACCAACTCGGACCAATCGCTGGGCGTCAGGCAGAACAGGAACAGGAAGCGGGTCACCAGGGCCACGCCCGCCAGAAGGTCGGCCAGGCCGAGGCTCGCTAGCAGCAGGAAGACGGGTGCGCGCAGGGACGGGGACGCCAAGATGGTGGTGACCACCACCGCGTTCTCGGCGGCAATGACGGAGCCGGACACGCAGAGGGCCACGCCCCAAGCCGTCAGTTGAAAAGGTGGGTTGCCCCCGTGGAGGTCCGATGTCGGGATGGCGT from Stigmatopora argus isolate UIUO_Sarg chromosome 21, RoL_Sarg_1.0, whole genome shotgun sequence encodes:
- the gpr3 gene encoding G protein-coupled receptor 3, with translation MTPNVTELFWEESSGADAIPTSDLHGGNPPFQLTAWGVALCVSGSVIAAENAVVVTTILASPSLRAPVFLLLASLGLADLLAGVALVTRFLFLFCLTPSDWSELVTSGLLVTSLTASLCSLMGVALDRYLSLSHALTYGSGESRRRATLLLLLVWAGACIMGASPAMGWNCLGNATSCSVAPPLTRAYLSLLCSGYLVVVLVTLQLYVGICRVARRHAHAIAIQRHFLPSSQSYSGKHGGGRGFSRLVLVLGVFVGCWMPFSLWGLMGDASSPPLFTYATLAPAAFSSLLNPLLYSLRNKDIRKVLLHACCPRRHAAQLHCPVDV